Proteins from a single region of Equus asinus isolate D_3611 breed Donkey chromosome 17, EquAss-T2T_v2, whole genome shotgun sequence:
- the LOC106821845 gene encoding olfactory receptor 4C11 — MKQNNSVNDFILLGLTQDPVRQKMVFVIFFIFYVGTVVGNLLIIVTIKSNQTLETPMYFFLFYLSLADSCFSTSTAPRLIVNALSATTIISYNECMTQVFALHLFGCMEIFVLILMAMDRYVAICKPLHYPTIMGRQVCIILIVPAWIGSFIHSIAQIILALRLPFCGPNLIDHYCCDLQPLLKLACMDTYLINLLLVSNSGAICSSSFVILMTSYIVILHSLRNHSAEGRNKALSTCTSHIIVVILFFGPCIFIYTCPPTTLPMDKMVAVFYTIGKPFLNPLIYTLRNSEVKNAMRKLWHIKITSGTKK; from the coding sequence atgaaacaaaataacagTGTAAATGACTTCATACTGTTAGGATTGACACAAGATCCTGTGAGGCAGAAAATGGTGTTTgtaatcttcttcattttctatgtGGGAACTGTGGTGGGGAATTTGCTTATTATTGTGACCATCAAGTCCAACCAGACACTTGagacacccatgtacttcttcctatTTTACTTGTCCCTTGCTGATTCTTGCTTTTCAACTTCCACAGCTCCAAGACTAATTGTGAATGCTCTCTCTGCCACAACAATCATATCTTACAATGAGTGCATGACCCAAGTCTTTGCACTACATTTATTTGGCTGCATGGAAATCTTTGTCCTCATCCTCATGGCCATGGATCGCTATGTAGCCATCTGTAAGCCCTTACATTACCCAACTATTATGGGCCGGCAGGTCTGCATCATCCTGATTGTTCCTGCATGGATAGGGTCTTTTATACATTCTATAGCTCAGATTATCCTGGCCTTGAGATTGCCTTTCTGTGGACCCAATTTGATTGATCATTATTGCTGTGATTTGCAGCCCTTGCTGAAACTCGCATGCATGGACACTTATTTAATCAACCTGTTGTTGGTGTCTAACAGTGGGGCTATTTGCTCAAGTAGTTTTGTGATTCTGATGACCTCATACATTGTTATTTTGCATTCACTGAGAAATCACAGTGCAGAAGGGAGGAACAAAGCTCTCTCCACATGCACTTCCCACATCATTGTAGTTATCTTATTTTTTGGTccatgtatattcatatatacatgcCCCCCAACCACTCTCCCCATGGACAAGATGGTAGCAGTATTTTATACTATTGGCAAACCCTTTCTCAACCCACTCATCTACACACTGAGGAATtcagaagtgaaaaatgcaaTGAGAAAATTATGGCATATCAAAATTACCTCAGGAACCAAAAAATGA